A window of Flavobacterium flavigenum contains these coding sequences:
- the def gene encoding peptide deformylase has protein sequence MILPIVGYGDPVLRKVGEVITPDYPNLKETITNMYETMYNAYGVGLAAPQVGIAIRLFVIDTTPFSDDDELKEDEQKNLKGFKKTFINAKILKEEGEEWSFNEGCLSIPDVREDVYRKPTVTLEYCEEDFVMKTEVFDGLIARVIQHEYDHIEGILFTDKISSLKKRLIQKKLKNITEGKTFQEYRMKFASAKKGR, from the coding sequence ATGATTTTACCAATTGTAGGATATGGGGATCCTGTTTTAAGAAAAGTTGGTGAGGTAATTACACCGGATTATCCAAACTTAAAAGAAACAATAACGAATATGTACGAAACAATGTACAACGCTTACGGTGTAGGACTTGCTGCACCACAAGTAGGTATTGCAATTCGTTTATTTGTTATTGATACAACGCCTTTTAGTGATGATGATGAATTAAAAGAAGATGAGCAAAAGAACTTAAAAGGCTTTAAAAAGACTTTTATCAATGCTAAAATCCTTAAAGAAGAGGGCGAGGAATGGAGTTTTAACGAAGGATGTTTAAGTATTCCTGATGTAAGAGAGGATGTATACAGGAAACCAACAGTTACACTGGAATATTGTGAGGAAGATTTTGTAATGAAAACAGAAGTTTTTGACGGACTAATTGCGAGGGTTATTCAACACGAATATGACCATATAGAAGGCATTTTATTTACGGATAAAATATCATCTTTAAAGAAACGCCTGATTCAAAAGAAACTAAAAAATATTACCGAGGGTAAAACTTTTCAGGAATACAGAATGAAATTTGCATCCGCTAAAAAAGGCAGATAA
- a CDS encoding Crp/Fnr family transcriptional regulator gives MNKCDQCIVRQLSSLKALNKEEVIKLANSKTTHKIKKGEAIFEEGEITNGVFCVKDGVGKLSKLSANGKDQIIKLVKSGELLGQRSMISNEPANLSAKAIADMEVCFIPKSEIINFFNNNNQFSLNMMQSVCEDLKESENDKIALVQKTVKQRLAETLLYLHDAFGEDEDKTLKVQLTREELAGMIGTATESCIRLLSDFNKLELIELVGKKIVLKNVKALKKLAEQL, from the coding sequence ATGAATAAATGTGACCAATGTATCGTACGCCAGCTTTCTTCTTTAAAAGCACTTAATAAAGAGGAAGTTATAAAATTAGCAAATAGTAAAACGACTCACAAAATAAAAAAAGGAGAAGCGATTTTTGAGGAAGGGGAAATCACCAACGGTGTTTTTTGTGTAAAAGACGGTGTTGGAAAACTCTCAAAATTAAGTGCAAACGGAAAAGATCAGATTATAAAACTGGTAAAATCCGGTGAGCTTTTAGGACAGCGTTCTATGATTAGTAATGAGCCTGCAAATTTATCTGCAAAAGCAATTGCCGACATGGAAGTTTGCTTTATCCCAAAATCTGAAATCATAAACTTTTTTAATAACAACAATCAGTTTTCATTGAATATGATGCAATCTGTTTGTGAAGATTTGAAAGAATCTGAAAATGACAAAATTGCCCTTGTTCAAAAAACGGTAAAACAAAGGCTTGCAGAAACCTTATTGTACCTGCACGATGCTTTTGGCGAAGACGAGGATAAAACACTGAAAGTACAGCTAACCAGAGAAGAGCTTGCCGGTATGATTGGTACAGCAACAGAAAGCTGTATAAGATTACTATCTGATTTTAACAAACTGGAATTAATTGAACTCGTAGGTAAAAAAATTGTGCTTAAAAACGTAAAAGCCCTGAAAAAACTGGCTGAACAGTTATAG
- a CDS encoding malate:quinone oxidoreductase: protein MPDNTIRSNSDVVLIGAGIMSATLGVILKELQPDIKIEIYERLDVAAAESSDAWNNAGTGHSAFCELNYTPEKADGSVDPKKAISIAEAFEVSRQFWSYLVQQNKVPSPENFIKSVPHISFVWGEKNVKYLQTRFEALQKNPLFSEMLFSTDFEELKQWMPLVMEGRQPDEKLAATTMAIGTDVNFGALTRSMFNYLEKLDGVSLYFNHEVKKLKQRDDKSWRIKITDLGSGEKRKAYTKFVFIGAGGGSLPLLEKANVPEGDGYGGFPVSGQWLKCTNPEVIAKHQAKVYGKASVGAPPMSVPHIDTRVIDGEKALLFGPFAGFSTRFLKNGSYLDLPLSIKANNLIPMLSAGYNNIPLTKYLIEQVRQSPKDRIKALREYLPTARSKDWVLEKAGQRVQVIKKGENGGGVLEFGTEVINTQDGTLAVLLGASPGASTAVSIMVDLIGRCFKEQINTPEWEAKLKNMIPSYKQTLNDKPELLEQIRKHTAEVLKLNRN from the coding sequence ATGCCTGACAATACAATACGTTCCAATAGTGATGTAGTGCTTATTGGTGCTGGAATTATGAGTGCTACGCTCGGAGTAATTTTGAAAGAATTACAACCTGATATTAAGATTGAAATTTACGAAAGACTGGATGTTGCCGCAGCTGAAAGTTCAGATGCCTGGAATAATGCAGGAACAGGACATTCTGCTTTTTGTGAATTAAATTACACTCCTGAAAAAGCCGATGGCTCTGTAGATCCTAAAAAAGCCATTAGCATTGCCGAAGCTTTTGAGGTTTCGCGACAGTTTTGGTCTTATTTAGTACAGCAAAACAAGGTGCCTTCACCTGAAAATTTTATTAAAAGTGTGCCTCATATTAGTTTTGTATGGGGTGAAAAAAATGTAAAATACCTTCAAACCCGTTTTGAGGCTTTACAAAAAAATCCATTATTTTCTGAAATGCTTTTTAGTACTGACTTTGAGGAATTAAAACAATGGATGCCATTAGTTATGGAAGGAAGACAGCCTGACGAAAAACTCGCTGCTACTACAATGGCAATTGGTACAGATGTGAATTTTGGTGCTTTGACAAGAAGCATGTTTAATTATCTGGAAAAATTAGACGGTGTTTCTTTGTATTTTAATCATGAAGTTAAAAAACTAAAGCAACGTGACGACAAATCATGGAGAATTAAAATAACAGATTTAGGTTCTGGTGAAAAAAGAAAGGCTTATACGAAATTTGTATTTATTGGTGCCGGAGGAGGTTCATTGCCATTATTAGAAAAAGCAAATGTGCCGGAAGGAGACGGTTATGGAGGTTTCCCCGTAAGCGGTCAATGGTTAAAATGTACAAATCCTGAAGTTATTGCAAAACATCAGGCGAAAGTGTACGGAAAAGCAAGTGTTGGAGCTCCTCCAATGTCTGTTCCGCACATTGATACGCGTGTAATCGATGGCGAAAAAGCATTGCTTTTTGGACCTTTTGCAGGATTTTCAACCCGTTTCTTGAAAAATGGATCTTATTTAGATTTGCCATTATCTATTAAGGCAAACAACCTGATCCCAATGTTATCTGCAGGATATAACAATATTCCGTTAACAAAATATTTAATAGAACAGGTTCGGCAGTCTCCAAAAGACAGAATAAAAGCTTTACGCGAATATTTGCCAACTGCAAGATCTAAAGACTGGGTTTTGGAAAAAGCAGGTCAGCGTGTTCAGGTAATCAAAAAAGGTGAAAATGGTGGTGGCGTTTTAGAATTTGGAACCGAAGTAATCAATACCCAAGACGGAACACTGGCTGTTTTATTAGGAGCATCCCCGGGAGCTTCTACCGCAGTTTCTATTATGGTTGATTTAATTGGAAGATGTTTTAAAGAGCAGATAAATACACCGGAATGGGAAGCAAAACTGAAAAACATGATTCCTTCTTACAAACAGACTTTAAATGACAAGCCCGAGTTGTTAGAACAAATTAGAAAACACACAGCTGAAGTTTTAAAACTGAACAGAAATTAA
- a CDS encoding FUSC family protein, with amino-acid sequence MFDRIVKFTNSTSFLNASKVTIASVIPVLIFNFLGHFEIGFTIALGAFYTYPSDIPSTLSHKIKGLIVASFIVAGVNLLVNLVYPYPYLFYPFLGFLLFLCSMISVYGQRATLVSFSALISISLSFGHIHEGWEAFAYSGYIFTGGILYLIVSLAFHFIQPYKYIELEIARGIRLTAKYLKLRGDLWSPEANRKTIIEKQLSIQVELNEIHEDLRKVLIGNQSSSATSQNRKMLLVFITLLEIQELALYTSFDHSKIHEKFDKHPDVLRTYQNVAYKLASTLKKLSKNVHHIAIYVDKNDLKNELDALEFAIFDYEKTLGKEAAAEGVLMLTNMLKYAKNQVGKIKIIQRAFSLAMQSYKLKDKDKELEKFLTPQYYPLRTLIENLSFSSSIFRHSLRLTITILIGFIVGKFLPFQNVYWILLTIVVIMRPGYGLTKERSYNRIFGTLLGGLLAFGIVSVVQNHVILSIFSIICMLLGISFAQANYKISATFVTMYVVFIYGILVPNVVEVIQFRILDSLVGAILAFLANQFLWPAWEFINTPIHIENSIRANRTYLREIADFYNKKGEVPTSYRLARKNVFIEIGNLMTSFQRMMQEPKSKQKTLPIVNKLVVLNHSLLSALASLSTYIQAHQTTSASESFNYIIKTILLNLDHSISILRNETIITDTFFDKEDVTLQFEEMKRKNFTRLATDEELDKETRQAKMQEAQMVIEQLIWMSNLAEKILKITKDLKATNPD; translated from the coding sequence ATGTTTGACCGTATTGTAAAATTCACCAACAGCACTTCGTTTTTAAATGCCTCAAAAGTAACAATAGCCTCTGTTATTCCTGTATTGATTTTTAATTTTTTAGGACATTTTGAAATTGGTTTTACTATTGCGTTGGGTGCTTTTTATACATATCCCAGTGATATTCCTAGCACATTGAGTCACAAAATAAAAGGATTGATTGTAGCTTCGTTTATTGTAGCCGGTGTTAACTTATTAGTAAATCTTGTCTATCCTTATCCTTATTTATTTTATCCCTTTTTAGGATTTTTACTTTTTTTATGCTCTATGATTTCTGTCTATGGTCAAAGAGCGACTTTGGTTTCCTTTTCTGCTTTAATATCAATCTCTTTATCATTTGGACATATACATGAAGGCTGGGAAGCCTTTGCTTACTCAGGCTATATTTTTACCGGAGGAATTTTATATCTAATTGTTTCTCTTGCTTTTCATTTCATACAGCCTTATAAATATATCGAACTTGAAATTGCCCGTGGAATCAGATTAACCGCAAAATATTTAAAACTAAGAGGAGATTTGTGGAGTCCGGAAGCGAACCGAAAAACAATTATCGAAAAACAACTAAGCATTCAGGTAGAGTTAAATGAGATTCATGAGGATTTACGAAAAGTGCTTATTGGAAACCAAAGCAGCTCTGCTACGAGTCAGAACCGAAAAATGTTGCTGGTTTTTATTACTCTGCTTGAAATTCAGGAATTGGCTTTATATACATCTTTCGATCACAGTAAAATTCATGAAAAGTTTGACAAACATCCGGATGTTTTAAGAACATATCAAAATGTAGCATACAAACTTGCTTCTACCTTAAAAAAACTTTCTAAAAACGTACATCATATTGCGATTTATGTTGATAAAAATGATTTAAAAAATGAACTTGACGCTCTGGAATTTGCCATTTTTGATTATGAAAAGACATTAGGAAAAGAAGCGGCAGCAGAAGGCGTGCTGATGCTGACCAACATGCTGAAATATGCTAAAAATCAGGTTGGAAAAATCAAGATCATACAAAGAGCCTTCTCATTGGCAATGCAATCTTACAAACTTAAAGACAAAGATAAAGAACTTGAAAAATTCCTTACCCCGCAATATTATCCTTTACGCACACTGATTGAAAACCTGAGTTTTTCTTCTTCTATTTTCAGACATTCTCTCCGGTTGACTATAACCATTTTAATTGGATTTATTGTTGGCAAATTTCTTCCTTTTCAAAACGTTTACTGGATTTTATTAACCATCGTTGTCATAATGCGTCCGGGTTACGGCTTAACAAAAGAACGATCTTACAATCGTATTTTCGGAACTCTTTTAGGGGGCTTACTGGCATTCGGAATTGTTTCTGTTGTACAAAATCATGTGATTTTAAGTATCTTTTCCATTATTTGTATGCTGCTTGGAATTTCTTTCGCTCAGGCTAATTACAAAATCAGTGCGACTTTCGTGACTATGTATGTCGTTTTCATTTATGGAATCCTGGTTCCAAATGTTGTAGAAGTAATTCAGTTCAGGATTCTAGATTCGCTTGTTGGGGCAATTCTCGCTTTCCTCGCCAATCAGTTTTTATGGCCTGCCTGGGAATTTATAAATACGCCTATCCATATTGAAAACTCTATTCGTGCCAACAGAACTTATCTCAGGGAAATTGCAGATTTTTATAATAAAAAAGGTGAAGTCCCAACTTCGTACCGACTGGCAAGAAAAAATGTTTTTATAGAAATTGGGAATCTAATGACTTCTTTTCAACGCATGATGCAGGAGCCAAAATCAAAGCAGAAAACGCTGCCAATTGTAAATAAATTAGTAGTTCTAAATCATTCTTTGCTCTCTGCCTTAGCTTCATTATCAACTTATATTCAGGCACACCAGACTACATCTGCATCGGAATCATTTAATTATATCATCAAAACCATTTTACTAAATTTAGATCATTCTATTTCAATTTTGAGAAATGAAACCATCATAACCGATACTTTTTTTGACAAAGAAGATGTGACTTTGCAATTTGAAGAAATGAAGCGTAAAAACTTTACGCGTCTGGCGACAGATGAAGAATTGGATAAAGAAACCAGACAGGCTAAAATGCAGGAAGCTCAAATGGTTATTGAACAACTGATCTGGATGAGTAATTTAGCCGAAAAAATATTGAAGATTACAAAAGATTTAAAAGCAACAAATCCGGATTAA
- a CDS encoding PAS domain-containing protein, with translation MNQENQLQNRVTVIDKEVTWDKTQVIMSKTNAFGIIEYANEVFVDVCGYEDYELMGQPHNIIRHPDMPKVIFKVLWENLKQGKNFHAIVKNLAKSGRYYWVITDFDIARDENGVIVNYFARRQAVPQEVISLHIEPLYKKLLQIEAASGVEFSEKYLIGFLEEKKRSYIEYIKELIYEHEKAQSKFAQYELKEEDEEEGKGFFGRLFGR, from the coding sequence ATGAATCAGGAAAATCAACTTCAAAATCGGGTTACAGTTATTGATAAAGAGGTCACGTGGGACAAAACGCAGGTAATTATGAGTAAAACAAATGCTTTTGGTATTATTGAATATGCCAACGAAGTTTTTGTTGATGTTTGTGGTTATGAAGATTATGAACTAATGGGGCAGCCACACAATATTATTCGTCATCCGGATATGCCCAAAGTTATTTTTAAAGTGCTTTGGGAAAATCTGAAACAAGGGAAAAATTTTCATGCAATCGTAAAAAACCTGGCAAAATCGGGAAGATATTACTGGGTAATAACGGATTTTGATATTGCAAGGGATGAGAACGGTGTGATTGTAAATTATTTTGCAAGAAGACAAGCCGTTCCTCAGGAAGTGATTTCGCTGCACATTGAACCTCTTTACAAAAAGTTACTGCAAATTGAAGCTGCAAGTGGTGTTGAGTTTAGCGAAAAATATTTAATTGGTTTTTTGGAAGAAAAAAAGAGAAGTTACATCGAATATATTAAGGAGTTGATTTATGAACATGAAAAAGCCCAGTCGAAATTTGCTCAATATGAACTTAAAGAAGAGGATGAAGAAGAGGGAAAAGGCTTTTTTGGCAGATTATTCGGCAGATAA
- a CDS encoding DUF5606 family protein encodes MNLDKILAISGKPGLYVLKVQTRTGFVAESLLDGKKITVNLKSNVSLLSEISIYTYEGEKPLTEVMQRIAVKENKEQAISHKEDNAKLTAYFKEILPEYDEERVYPSDIKKVLNWYNMLQAKGLVTDEAPAATSTSEEIAVEEPVKKAPAKKTKAKKEE; translated from the coding sequence ATGAATTTAGACAAAATTTTAGCCATTTCAGGAAAGCCTGGTTTATATGTATTGAAAGTGCAAACGCGTACAGGTTTTGTGGCAGAATCATTATTAGACGGAAAAAAAATTACTGTAAACTTAAAAAGCAACGTAAGTTTATTATCTGAAATTTCAATTTATACTTACGAAGGAGAGAAGCCTTTAACAGAAGTAATGCAGCGTATTGCCGTTAAAGAAAATAAAGAACAGGCAATTTCACATAAAGAAGACAATGCAAAATTGACTGCTTATTTTAAAGAAATTTTGCCAGAGTACGATGAAGAGAGAGTGTATCCGTCTGATATTAAAAAAGTATTAAACTGGTATAACATGCTTCAGGCAAAAGGGCTGGTTACTGATGAAGCCCCTGCTGCAACTTCAACATCAGAAGAGATTGCTGTTGAAGAACCGGTAAAAAAAGCTCCTGCAAAAAAAACAAAAGCTAAAAAAGAAGAATAG
- the ruvX gene encoding Holliday junction resolvase RuvX, with product MPRILSIDYGQKRTGIAVTDEMQIIASGLTTIPTNTLIDFLKDYFAKEKVETVLIGEPKQMNGQPSESASLIKGFATHFSNIFPDMKVVRVDERFTSKMAFQTMIDSGLSKKQRQNKGLIDEISATIMLQDYLSSNRF from the coding sequence ATGCCAAGAATCCTCTCCATAGACTACGGACAAAAACGTACCGGAATTGCTGTAACTGATGAAATGCAAATTATAGCTTCAGGCTTAACCACTATTCCAACCAATACTTTAATTGATTTCCTAAAGGATTATTTTGCCAAAGAAAAGGTGGAGACGGTTTTAATTGGCGAGCCGAAACAAATGAATGGTCAGCCATCTGAAAGTGCATCTCTAATAAAAGGTTTTGCAACTCATTTTTCTAATATTTTTCCGGATATGAAGGTTGTTCGTGTAGATGAACGCTTTACTTCAAAAATGGCTTTTCAGACCATGATTGATAGCGGGCTAAGCAAAAAGCAGCGTCAGAACAAGGGACTGATTGATGAAATTTCCGCAACGATTATGCTTCAGGACTATCTTTCTTCTAATCGTTTTTAG
- a CDS encoding class I SAM-dependent methyltransferase, which translates to MMKDNFSKQAIDYSKFRPQYPEEMIQYVISFVADKSMALDLATGNGQVAHKLSAYFENVFATDISQKQLDNAIQAENIVYSKESAETTSFKNQQFDLIVVAQAVHWFNFEPFYKEIYRILKPNGIFAIIGYGLFSTNPDSDSILRHFYCDIVGPYWDAERRYLDENYETISFPFDEIPAKKFHNEFTWDFETLIGYLKTWSSVQHYITKNNQNPIDLIYDELKLSWQNNDKKVVFPLLLRIGKLVKED; encoded by the coding sequence ATGATGAAAGACAATTTTTCAAAACAGGCAATTGATTATTCTAAATTTCGTCCGCAATATCCGGAAGAAATGATTCAGTATGTAATTTCATTTGTGGCTGATAAATCGATGGCTTTGGATCTGGCGACAGGAAATGGTCAGGTTGCCCATAAACTTTCTGCTTATTTTGAAAATGTATTTGCTACAGATATAAGTCAGAAGCAGTTGGATAATGCTATTCAGGCAGAAAATATAGTTTACAGCAAAGAGTCGGCAGAAACAACCTCTTTTAAAAATCAGCAATTTGATCTGATTGTTGTGGCACAAGCTGTACACTGGTTTAATTTTGAGCCATTTTATAAAGAAATATACAGGATATTAAAGCCAAATGGTATTTTTGCGATAATAGGCTACGGCTTATTTTCGACCAATCCCGATTCAGATAGTATTCTGCGACATTTTTATTGTGATATTGTCGGACCTTACTGGGATGCGGAACGAAGGTATTTAGATGAAAATTATGAAACAATTTCCTTTCCGTTTGATGAAATTCCCGCAAAAAAGTTTCACAACGAATTTACATGGGATTTCGAAACACTTATCGGATATCTTAAGACCTGGTCATCTGTACAGCATTATATTACAAAAAACAATCAAAACCCGATTGATTTGATTTATGATGAATTAAAACTTTCCTGGCAAAATAATGACAAGAAAGTTGTGTTTCCATTGTTGCTAAGAATTGGGAAGCTAGTTAAAGAAGATTAA
- a CDS encoding 2,3,4,5-tetrahydropyridine-2,6-dicarboxylate N-succinyltransferase — MSSLQTIIEQAWENRALLQETATTDAIREVIELLDAGKLRVAEPKGDGWQVNEWVKKAVVMYFPIQKMETWEAGVFEYHDKMELKKDYAAKGVRVVPGASARYGSFISSGVIMMPSYVNIGAYVDAGTMVDTWATVGSCAQIGKDVHLSGGVGIGGVLEPLQAAPVIIEDGAFIGSRCIVVEGVHVGKEAVLGANVCLTASTKIIDVTGDEPVEMKGFVPARSVVIPGSYTKKFAAGEYQVPCALIIGTRKPSTDLKTSLNNALREYDVAV, encoded by the coding sequence ATGAGTTCTTTACAAACTATAATTGAACAAGCCTGGGAAAACAGAGCTTTATTACAGGAAACAGCAACTACAGATGCTATTAGAGAAGTTATCGAATTATTGGATGCTGGAAAACTTCGTGTTGCCGAACCAAAAGGTGACGGATGGCAGGTAAACGAATGGGTAAAAAAAGCCGTTGTAATGTATTTCCCTATTCAAAAAATGGAAACATGGGAAGCAGGAGTTTTTGAATACCATGATAAAATGGAATTGAAAAAAGACTATGCAGCCAAAGGAGTTCGTGTAGTGCCTGGAGCTTCTGCACGTTATGGTTCGTTTATTTCAAGCGGAGTAATTATGATGCCTAGCTACGTAAATATCGGGGCTTATGTTGATGCCGGAACAATGGTTGACACCTGGGCTACTGTTGGTAGCTGTGCTCAGATAGGTAAAGACGTTCACTTAAGCGGCGGTGTTGGTATTGGAGGAGTTTTAGAACCATTGCAGGCTGCTCCTGTTATCATCGAAGACGGCGCTTTTATCGGTTCTCGTTGTATCGTTGTAGAAGGAGTGCACGTAGGTAAAGAAGCTGTATTAGGAGCAAATGTATGTTTGACTGCTTCAACAAAAATCATTGACGTTACAGGTGATGAGCCAGTTGAAATGAAAGGTTTCGTACCAGCTCGTTCTGTTGTAATTCCTGGAAGCTATACCAAAAAATTCGCTGCAGGTGAATATCAGGTTCCTTGTGCTTTAATAATTGGTACACGTAAACCATCTACAGATTTGAAAACGTCATTAAATAATGCTTTACGCGAATATGACGTAGCAGTATAA
- the mazG gene encoding nucleoside triphosphate pyrophosphohydrolase, with protein sequence MSKELQLKAFERLLIIMDELREQCPWDKKQTLQTLRHLTIEETYELGDAILDNDLNEVKKELGDLLLHIVFYAKIGSETNDFDIADVCNEICDKLIHRHPHIYSDTVVKDEEEVKQNWEKLKLKEGKKSVLEGVPRSLPALVKASRIQDKVKGVGFDWEEPHQVWDKVQEELQELQVEVKSGNQDKIEAEFGDVLFSMINYARFLNVNPEDALERTNKKFIKRFQYLESKAEELGKPLMEMTLAEMDVFWNEAKKL encoded by the coding sequence ATGAGCAAAGAACTTCAGCTTAAAGCCTTCGAAAGATTATTAATTATCATGGATGAACTTCGTGAGCAATGCCCATGGGATAAAAAGCAAACTTTGCAAACCCTGAGACATCTTACTATCGAAGAAACTTACGAATTAGGAGACGCTATTCTGGATAATGATTTGAATGAAGTTAAAAAAGAACTGGGAGATCTATTGCTTCACATCGTTTTTTATGCCAAAATAGGTTCTGAAACCAATGATTTTGACATAGCCGATGTGTGTAATGAAATCTGCGATAAACTGATTCACCGTCATCCTCATATTTATAGTGATACTGTTGTAAAAGACGAAGAAGAAGTCAAACAAAACTGGGAAAAACTAAAGCTTAAAGAAGGAAAAAAATCTGTTTTGGAAGGGGTACCACGAAGTTTACCGGCATTAGTAAAAGCAAGCAGAATACAGGATAAAGTAAAAGGTGTGGGTTTTGACTGGGAAGAACCGCATCAGGTTTGGGATAAAGTACAGGAAGAACTACAGGAATTGCAAGTTGAAGTTAAATCCGGAAACCAGGATAAAATCGAAGCCGAATTTGGCGATGTTTTGTTCTCAATGATTAATTATGCCCGATTCTTAAATGTAAATCCTGAAGATGCCCTGGAACGAACCAATAAAAAATTTATCAAACGCTTTCAGTATTTAGAAAGTAAAGCAGAGGAATTAGGAAAACCGTTGATGGAAATGACTTTGGCAGAAATGGATGTATTTTGGAACGAAGCCAAAAAACTATAA